A single genomic interval of Bradyrhizobium sp. AZCC 1693 harbors:
- a CDS encoding MarR family winged helix-turn-helix transcriptional regulator: MTMKQSSDHDSDYMAAGGCFCLASRQAARKITRLYDSHMQGSGVRVTQFTILSQLMLRGEMPIGKLAGLLGMERTTLSRNLTLLEGKGWISISAGQDPRARMIEITTQGRGLVRRGFPYWSKAQAHVGKLLGADGQAALKLLGSRNLE, from the coding sequence ATGACAATGAAACAATCGTCCGATCACGATTCCGACTACATGGCCGCAGGCGGCTGCTTCTGCCTCGCGTCGCGGCAGGCCGCGCGGAAGATCACCCGGCTCTACGATTCCCATATGCAGGGGTCAGGCGTTCGCGTCACGCAGTTCACCATCCTGTCGCAGTTGATGCTCCGCGGTGAAATGCCGATCGGCAAGCTGGCGGGTCTGCTCGGGATGGAGCGCACCACATTGAGCCGCAACCTGACGCTCTTGGAAGGCAAGGGCTGGATTTCGATCAGCGCCGGCCAGGATCCGCGCGCACGCATGATCGAGATCACCACACAGGGACGCGGTCTCGTTCGCCGCGGATTTCCCTATTGGTCGAAGGCGCAGGCGCATGTCGGCAAGCTGCTCGGCGCCGACGGCCAGGCCGCGTTGAAGCTTTTGGGTTCCCGGAATTTGGAGTGA
- a CDS encoding NADH:ubiquinone oxidoreductase subunit NDUFA12: MKLFLLKFFTWWSGQTFGTQLWTWRFGELVGLDEQGNRYYRTKGRKIDPTLGFERRWVIYNGYAEASRVPPSWHGWLHHTVDVAPTEESYTPREWEKPHVPNLTGTPAAYRPSGSTLVSGRRPKATGDYQAWTPGS, from the coding sequence ATGAAGCTGTTTCTGCTGAAATTTTTCACCTGGTGGAGCGGTCAGACGTTCGGCACGCAATTGTGGACGTGGCGATTCGGCGAACTGGTCGGCCTGGACGAGCAGGGCAACCGCTACTATCGCACCAAAGGCCGCAAGATCGATCCGACGCTCGGCTTCGAGCGGCGCTGGGTGATCTATAATGGGTATGCCGAGGCGAGTCGGGTGCCGCCGTCATGGCATGGCTGGCTGCATCACACCGTCGATGTTGCCCCGACCGAGGAGAGCTACACGCCGCGGGAATGGGAAAAGCCGCATGTTCCCAACCTGACCGGCACGCCCGCGGCCTATCGCCCCTCCGGCTCGACGCTGGTCAGCGGCCGCCGCCCCAAGGCCACCGGCGATTATCAGGCCTGGACGCCGGGAAGCTGA
- a CDS encoding GlxA family transcriptional regulator, with the protein MIGVLVFPDFQLLDAAGPISVFEIAARFAEGAPAIRVLAVTPGPVRSSSGVEIVARGLKPSGGITTLIVAGGEGVRQAATCEKTLGFVRAIAKRGVRIASVCSGAYILAEAGLLDGRRATTHWQRTRHFLKAYPQVKLEPDRIFVRDGDIWTSAGISAGIDLSLAMIAEDYGDEIAQKSAKQLVLYHRRSGGQSQFSSLLELKAPNGRFGPLLAWAREHLDAPLTVEDLAEQAGMSSRHFTRAFMAETGTTPSKAVERLRIEVARQRVQSSSEAIERVAQTTGFRDPERMRRAFIRAFGQPPQSLRRAARAG; encoded by the coding sequence ATGATCGGCGTTCTCGTGTTTCCGGATTTCCAGTTGCTCGACGCCGCCGGTCCGATTTCGGTGTTCGAGATCGCGGCGCGCTTTGCCGAGGGCGCGCCGGCGATCCGGGTTCTGGCGGTGACGCCAGGGCCGGTGCGCTCGTCGTCGGGCGTCGAGATAGTGGCGCGCGGATTAAAGCCGTCGGGCGGGATCACTACGCTGATCGTCGCGGGCGGTGAGGGCGTGCGGCAGGCGGCGACCTGCGAGAAGACGCTCGGCTTCGTGCGCGCTATTGCCAAGCGTGGCGTCCGCATCGCCAGCGTCTGCTCCGGCGCCTACATCCTCGCCGAGGCCGGCCTGCTCGACGGCCGCCGCGCCACCACGCATTGGCAGCGCACGCGGCATTTTCTCAAAGCCTATCCGCAGGTGAAGCTGGAGCCCGACCGCATCTTCGTGCGCGACGGCGACATCTGGACCTCGGCCGGGATCTCGGCCGGCATCGATCTGTCGCTGGCGATGATCGCCGAAGACTATGGCGACGAGATCGCGCAGAAATCCGCCAAGCAACTGGTGCTCTATCACCGCCGCAGCGGCGGCCAGTCGCAGTTCTCTTCGCTGCTGGAATTGAAAGCGCCGAACGGCCGCTTCGGGCCGCTATTGGCCTGGGCGCGCGAGCATCTCGATGCGCCGCTCACCGTCGAGGACCTTGCCGAGCAGGCCGGCATGAGCTCGCGGCATTTCACCCGCGCCTTCATGGCGGAGACCGGCACTACACCATCAAAAGCGGTGGAGCGGTTGCGCATCGAGGTGGCGCGGCAGCGTGTGCAGTCCTCCAGCGAGGCGATCGAGCGTGTCGCGCAAACCACCGGCTTCCGCGATCCGGAGCGGATGCGCCGCGCCTTCATCCGCGCCTTCGGCCAGCCCCCGCAATCGCTGCGCCGCGCGGCTAGGGCAGGGTAG
- a CDS encoding SLC13 family permease: protein MIEPILVFGIPVDFILFALMLLGVALFHHKTLQVALSGLAAIIVYKLVFTGFKHGAGLAGLGHHMAHEWVTLGNLFLLLMGFALLSRHFEESRIPDEMPALLPDDWKGGVVLLVLVFVLSSFLDNIAAALIGGTVARHVFQGKVHIGYLAAIVAASNAGGSGSVVGDTTTTMMWIAGVSPLAVVEAYIAAVVAMLIFAVPASIQQQRYSPIQKDPSKGLKIDPVRVFIVAAILIAALAANIIANVKFPALLDVLPVLGIAVWAAILLTAGLRAPDWKVMPETFKGTVFLLALVTAASLMPVEKLPAASWPTALGLGFVSAVFDNIPLTALALKQGGYDWGYLAYAVGFGGSMIWFGSSAGVALSNMYPEAKSVGRWISQGWPVALAYVVGFFVMLAVLGWHPDKPV, encoded by the coding sequence GTGATCGAACCCATCCTTGTATTCGGGATACCCGTCGACTTCATCCTGTTTGCGTTGATGCTGCTTGGCGTCGCGCTGTTCCATCACAAGACGCTTCAGGTCGCACTTAGCGGCCTTGCCGCGATCATCGTCTACAAATTGGTCTTCACCGGCTTCAAGCACGGTGCGGGCCTGGCCGGCCTCGGCCACCACATGGCGCACGAGTGGGTCACGCTGGGCAATCTGTTCCTGCTCCTGATGGGCTTTGCGCTGCTGTCCCGGCATTTCGAGGAGAGCCGGATTCCGGACGAGATGCCGGCGCTGTTGCCGGACGACTGGAAGGGCGGCGTTGTCCTGCTCGTCCTGGTGTTCGTGCTGTCGAGCTTCCTCGACAATATCGCCGCCGCCTTGATCGGCGGCACCGTTGCGCGGCACGTGTTCCAGGGCAAGGTTCACATCGGCTATCTCGCTGCGATCGTCGCGGCCTCCAACGCCGGCGGATCGGGCAGCGTCGTCGGCGACACCACGACCACCATGATGTGGATCGCCGGTGTCAGCCCCCTCGCCGTGGTGGAAGCTTATATCGCGGCGGTCGTTGCGATGCTGATCTTTGCCGTGCCGGCCTCCATTCAGCAACAGCGTTACTCGCCAATCCAGAAGGATCCGTCGAAAGGCCTGAAGATCGACCCGGTGAGGGTCTTCATCGTTGCGGCCATCCTGATTGCCGCGCTCGCCGCGAACATCATCGCCAACGTCAAGTTCCCGGCCCTGCTCGACGTCCTCCCCGTCCTCGGCATTGCCGTCTGGGCCGCCATTCTGCTGACGGCGGGATTGCGCGCGCCGGACTGGAAGGTGATGCCGGAAACCTTCAAGGGTACCGTCTTCCTGCTCGCGCTCGTCACCGCGGCCTCGTTGATGCCGGTGGAGAAGCTGCCGGCCGCTTCATGGCCGACTGCGCTCGGCCTCGGCTTTGTCTCCGCCGTGTTCGACAACATTCCCCTCACCGCGCTGGCGTTGAAACAAGGCGGCTACGACTGGGGCTATCTGGCCTATGCCGTCGGCTTCGGCGGATCGATGATCTGGTTCGGTTCGTCGGCGGGCGTCGCGCTGTCGAACATGTATCCGGAAGCCAAATCCGTCGGCCGCTGGATCAGCCAGGGCTGGCCGGTGGCTTTGGCCTATGTCGTCGGATTTTTCGTGATGCTGGCGGTGCTGGGCTGGCACCCTGACAAGCCGGTTTAG
- a CDS encoding SDR family NAD(P)-dependent oxidoreductase: MPDRIRLDGRVAVVTGAAGVIGTATIRLLAERGARIVAVDRREQDLAAAIKDLPASAEALAVTADVTSEDEVAEYVRATVDRFGTIDAFYNNAGIEGDIKPIPEYSLESFRRVLDVNVVGVFLGMKHVLPVMLKQNKGSIINTASIAGLIGSPMIAVYSASKHAVIGLTKSAAWECTGTGVRVNCICPGLIDSRMLSTILEGRNPCNEPPPNEKIVDRIPARRLGQASEVASVVAFLASDEASYVSGSAYTVDGGRTAA; this comes from the coding sequence ATGCCCGATCGAATTCGCCTCGATGGCCGGGTTGCCGTCGTGACCGGCGCGGCCGGCGTCATCGGAACCGCGACCATTCGCCTGCTGGCCGAACGCGGCGCCCGCATCGTCGCCGTCGACCGCAGGGAGCAGGATCTTGCGGCCGCCATCAAGGACCTGCCCGCCTCCGCCGAAGCGCTCGCGGTGACGGCGGACGTCACAAGCGAGGACGAAGTCGCGGAATATGTCCGCGCCACCGTCGACAGGTTCGGCACGATCGATGCCTTCTACAACAACGCCGGCATCGAGGGCGACATCAAGCCGATCCCGGAATATTCGCTGGAGAGTTTTCGGCGCGTGCTCGACGTCAACGTGGTCGGCGTCTTTCTCGGCATGAAGCATGTGCTGCCGGTGATGCTGAAACAGAACAAGGGCAGCATCATCAACACCGCCTCGATTGCCGGCTTGATCGGCTCGCCGATGATCGCCGTCTACAGCGCCAGCAAGCACGCGGTGATCGGGCTGACCAAGAGCGCCGCCTGGGAATGCACCGGCACCGGCGTGCGGGTCAATTGCATCTGCCCCGGCCTGATCGACAGCCGGATGCTGAGCACAATCCTGGAGGGCCGCAATCCCTGCAATGAGCCGCCGCCGAACGAGAAGATCGTCGACCGGATTCCGGCGCGGCGGCTCGGACAGGCGTCCGAAGTCGCCTCCGTCGTGGCGTTCCTGGCCTCCGACGAGGCGAGCTACGTCTCAGGCTCCGCCTACACCGTCGACGGCGGCCGCACTGCAGCCTAG
- a CDS encoding alpha/beta hydrolase, whose translation MPVTLDPDAAAVYKAFQEAGRPAYETLTAPEAREYYLNARFVSNPEPPQLEAIDTLSIPAAHGAIPARIYTPKTLRETNGLAPCLVFFHGGGWVIGNLESHDVVCQMLAHEGELIVISVDYRLAPEHKFPAAVDDSITATKWIAANAKQLGIDATHLLVGGDSAGGNLAAVVALAARDGDGPKLAGQVLVYPATDFAMSHPSHSEPETSILLTHSVIKWFCNHYLSGAADIDHWKASPARAKTLAGLPPAYVLTAGADPLRDEGAEYAARLKEAGVPMTYRHFPGQFHGFFTMGKLLQQANIAVSEIAGWLKALK comes from the coding sequence ATGCCCGTCACGCTCGATCCCGATGCCGCCGCCGTCTACAAGGCTTTTCAGGAGGCGGGCCGTCCCGCCTATGAGACACTGACCGCACCGGAAGCGCGCGAGTACTATCTCAACGCCCGATTCGTCAGTAATCCCGAGCCGCCACAACTTGAAGCGATCGACACGCTGTCGATCCCCGCTGCCCACGGCGCGATCCCGGCCCGCATCTACACGCCGAAGACGCTGCGCGAGACGAATGGTCTCGCGCCATGTCTCGTGTTCTTCCATGGCGGCGGCTGGGTGATCGGCAATCTCGAGTCCCACGATGTGGTCTGCCAAATGCTCGCCCATGAAGGCGAGTTGATCGTGATCTCGGTCGATTACCGTCTCGCGCCCGAGCACAAATTCCCCGCCGCCGTCGATGATTCCATCACCGCGACGAAATGGATTGCCGCCAATGCGAAACAGCTCGGCATCGACGCCACGCACCTGCTGGTCGGCGGCGACAGTGCCGGCGGCAATCTCGCCGCCGTCGTGGCACTCGCCGCACGCGACGGCGACGGCCCAAAACTCGCCGGCCAGGTATTGGTCTATCCCGCCACCGACTTTGCGATGAGCCATCCATCGCACAGCGAACCCGAGACCAGCATTTTGCTGACGCACTCCGTGATCAAATGGTTCTGCAACCATTATCTGAGCGGCGCGGCAGACATCGATCACTGGAAGGCCTCGCCCGCGCGCGCGAAAACGCTCGCAGGCTTGCCGCCGGCCTATGTGCTGACGGCGGGCGCCGATCCGCTGCGCGATGAGGGCGCCGAATATGCCGCGCGGCTCAAGGAAGCCGGCGTGCCCATGACCTACCGCCACTTCCCCGGCCAGTTCCACGGCTTCTTCACCATGGGCAAACTGCTGCAGCAGGCCAATATCGCGGTCAGCGAAATCGCCGGCTGGCTGAAGGCGCTGAAATAA
- a CDS encoding BA14K family protein yields MINLKVLSTAAAIALVLPIVASSISPVQAQDSGRGGAAAGGGGARGGGGGAAIGGGGGSRGGGGGAVAPGGGGGFRGGGMAVAPGGGSGFRTGGAAVAPSGDRGFRSGAVAGTGVGGGPVAGGAYSGGGRYYGGGYRHHRGGGFWPGFAIGAGVGSAYGYYDNSPYYYDDSAGYYDDSVVAEAPPAGDDSVAYCMQRYKSYDPASGTYLGYDGQRHPCPVQ; encoded by the coding sequence ATGATCAACCTGAAAGTTTTGAGTACAGCGGCGGCAATTGCGCTTGTGTTGCCGATAGTCGCGTCGAGCATCAGCCCCGTCCAGGCGCAGGATTCCGGCAGAGGCGGCGCGGCGGCCGGTGGCGGCGGTGCCAGGGGCGGCGGCGGCGGTGCAGCTATTGGCGGTGGCGGTGGCTCTAGAGGCGGTGGTGGCGGCGCCGTCGCACCCGGCGGTGGTGGCGGCTTTAGAGGTGGCGGCATGGCCGTTGCACCCGGCGGCGGTAGCGGCTTCAGAACTGGCGGGGCGGCCGTTGCACCCAGCGGTGATCGCGGCTTCAGATCCGGCGCCGTTGCCGGCACTGGCGTTGGCGGAGGTCCCGTCGCGGGCGGCGCGTACTCAGGCGGCGGCCGCTATTACGGCGGCGGCTATCGGCACCACCGTGGCGGCGGTTTCTGGCCGGGCTTCGCGATCGGGGCTGGCGTCGGGTCGGCCTATGGCTATTACGACAACAGCCCCTACTACTACGATGACTCGGCCGGCTATTACGACGACAGCGTAGTCGCCGAGGCACCGCCGGCCGGTGATGATTCTGTGGCGTATTGCATGCAGAGGTACAAATCCTACGATCCGGCGTCAGGAACCTATCTTGGCTATGACGGACAACGGCATCCCTGCCCGGTCCAATAG
- a CDS encoding DUF2155 domain-containing protein, with translation MLRTIALTGLAALIAATTTSLVPPAQAQIGNIFSDPPLRPPGAIPRGNQQQQPFPDDDEEVPELPRGRLLPTPNRPPPGQGAPPPGSFQSQPLPPPPGTTVAPQGTQPGVAVQPPQPGQPGVANAPPGQRQPPPAKGVPQSPATLQPGDEVVSEPPATKITNKKASFSGLDKITGRIINFDEDIGETVQFGALRVKTSACYTRPSTEAANTDAFVEVDEITLQGEVKRIFSGWMYAASPGLHGVEHPVYDIWLTDCKGPDQTIVSAQPDPAKAAPPPAAKRPPQPKQAAPRPPGQPPQPQFQPQPQQAPPPPPPPQQRPGGLFGGLFGN, from the coding sequence ATGCTTCGAACCATTGCCCTGACCGGTCTTGCGGCCCTGATCGCCGCCACTACGACCTCGCTTGTGCCGCCGGCGCAGGCGCAGATCGGCAATATCTTTTCCGATCCGCCGCTGCGGCCGCCGGGCGCCATTCCGCGCGGTAATCAGCAGCAGCAACCATTCCCCGACGACGACGAGGAAGTGCCGGAACTGCCGCGCGGCCGCCTGCTGCCGACCCCGAACCGTCCGCCGCCGGGGCAGGGCGCGCCGCCGCCGGGAAGCTTCCAGTCGCAGCCGCTGCCGCCGCCGCCGGGAACGACCGTTGCTCCCCAGGGCACGCAGCCGGGTGTTGCGGTTCAGCCGCCGCAGCCGGGCCAGCCGGGCGTCGCCAATGCGCCGCCGGGCCAGCGCCAACCGCCACCAGCCAAGGGCGTGCCGCAATCGCCAGCGACCCTGCAGCCCGGCGACGAGGTCGTGTCCGAGCCGCCAGCCACCAAGATCACCAACAAGAAGGCGAGCTTCTCCGGCCTCGACAAGATCACCGGCCGCATCATCAATTTCGACGAGGATATTGGCGAGACCGTGCAGTTCGGCGCGCTGCGCGTGAAGACCAGTGCCTGCTACACGCGGCCGTCGACGGAAGCCGCCAACACCGACGCCTTTGTCGAGGTCGACGAGATCACGCTGCAGGGCGAGGTGAAGCGGATATTCTCGGGCTGGATGTACGCGGCAAGCCCCGGCCTTCATGGCGTCGAGCACCCGGTCTACGACATCTGGCTGACCGACTGCAAAGGCCCCGACCAGACCATCGTCAGCGCACAGCCGGATCCCGCGAAGGCTGCGCCGCCGCCGGCCGCAAAACGTCCGCCGCAGCCGAAGCAGGCGGCGCCGCGCCCGCCAGGTCAGCCGCCGCAGCCGCAATTCCAGCCGCAGCCGCAACAGGCTCCTCCACCGCCGCCTCCGCCGCAGCAGCGGCCGGGTGGACTGTTTGGCGGATTGTTCGGGAATTAG
- a CDS encoding response regulator, with the protein MPRVLVVDDDPMVCVAIEVCLTRKGFEVTVADGGEAGMRALESSDFDVMLVDVFVPHMRGFESIRMFHERRPDLPIVAMSGYAFANTERAPDFLRMTIELGAACCLRKPFTPDALLTSVNQCITTPKASARHSK; encoded by the coding sequence GTGCCGCGCGTTCTCGTGGTCGATGACGACCCGATGGTATGCGTCGCCATCGAGGTTTGTCTGACGCGCAAGGGTTTCGAGGTCACCGTTGCCGACGGTGGTGAAGCGGGAATGCGCGCACTCGAATCCTCCGATTTCGACGTCATGCTGGTCGACGTATTCGTGCCGCATATGCGCGGCTTCGAATCGATCCGGATGTTTCACGAGCGCAGGCCGGACCTGCCGATCGTCGCGATGTCGGGCTACGCCTTCGCCAACACCGAACGTGCACCGGATTTCCTGCGGATGACCATCGAGCTCGGCGCGGCATGCTGCCTGCGCAAACCCTTTACGCCGGACGCGCTGTTGACCTCGGTCAATCAGTGCATCACCACACCGAAAGCTTCCGCGCGCCACTCAAAATAA
- a CDS encoding DJ-1/PfpI family protein yields the protein MSAPSPTPTLLQIGLVLFPKVTQLDFTGPLQVFSSLPGAKVHLVWKRIEPVTSDSVLMLTPTTTFADCPQLDVICVPGGFGTDDMINDEEMLAFLRQQAPGAKYITSVCTGSLVLGAAGLLKGYRAATHWTAMDFLSAFGAIPTKTRVCVDRNRVTGGGVTAGIDFALTLVSLLHDRRTAEAIQLRLEYNPAPPFNSGSPDTAPPEVLAFMKDRIAPAQIRRGEMIDRAAARMG from the coding sequence ATGTCCGCGCCGTCTCCAACGCCCACGCTGCTTCAGATCGGTCTCGTACTGTTCCCAAAGGTCACCCAGCTCGACTTCACCGGTCCATTGCAGGTGTTCTCCAGCCTGCCCGGCGCCAAGGTGCATTTGGTATGGAAACGGATCGAACCGGTCACGAGCGATTCCGTGCTGATGCTGACGCCGACCACGACCTTTGCCGACTGCCCGCAACTCGACGTCATTTGCGTGCCCGGTGGCTTCGGCACCGACGACATGATCAACGACGAGGAAATGCTGGCCTTCCTGCGCCAGCAAGCGCCCGGCGCGAAATACATCACCTCGGTCTGCACGGGATCGCTGGTGCTGGGCGCGGCCGGACTGCTGAAAGGCTACCGCGCGGCGACGCACTGGACGGCGATGGATTTTCTTTCGGCCTTCGGCGCAATCCCGACCAAGACGCGCGTCTGCGTCGACCGAAACCGCGTTACCGGCGGCGGCGTCACTGCAGGGATTGATTTTGCCCTGACGCTGGTCTCGCTGCTGCACGACAGGCGGACTGCGGAAGCGATCCAGCTCCGGCTCGAATACAACCCGGCGCCCCCGTTCAATTCCGGCTCACCCGACACCGCGCCGCCGGAAGTCTTAGCCTTCATGAAAGACAGGATTGCGCCGGCGCAAATCCGCCGCGGCGAAATGATCGATCGAGCCGCCGCGCGGATGGGGTGA
- a CDS encoding HNH endonuclease, translating to MADVIYKRCYFDWGGRCAYCDVALSRQKTGGKVKASIDHFIPLAKGGPSSRSNRVLSCYPCNLAKGDTDPRETNQWSHVEQRLAEIAASPLISHRRLKELIPELVKRVAI from the coding sequence ATGGCCGACGTGATATACAAGCGCTGCTATTTCGATTGGGGCGGACGATGCGCCTATTGCGACGTTGCACTCTCCCGGCAAAAGACGGGCGGCAAGGTCAAGGCCAGCATCGACCATTTCATCCCGCTCGCAAAGGGAGGTCCGAGTAGCAGGAGCAATCGCGTGCTGTCCTGCTACCCCTGCAATCTCGCCAAGGGCGACACCGATCCGCGCGAGACGAATCAATGGTCCCATGTCGAACAGCGGCTTGCCGAGATCGCCGCTTCGCCGCTCATCAGTCACCGGCGCCTCAAGGAGCTTATTCCCGAACTGGTGAAACGAGTCGCCATCTAG